From the Aquarana catesbeiana isolate 2022-GZ linkage group LG10, ASM4218655v1, whole genome shotgun sequence genome, the window tcgaaaagtccgcccgtgtgtacggggcattaggaaccgtaagtgcagcagaatttttttgtaaccttggccagatctgtgccttgccacaattctgtctctgagctcttcaagcagttcctttgacctcatgattctcatttgctctgacatgcactgtgagctgtaaggtcttatatagacaggtgtgtggctttcctaatcaagtccaatcagtataatcaaacacagatggactcaaatgaaggtgtagaaccatctcaaggatgatcagaagaaatggacagcacctgagttaaatatatgagtgtcacagcaaagggtctgaatacttaggaccatgtgatatttcagtttttcttttttaataaatctgcaaaaatgtcaacaactctgtgtttttctgtcaatatggggtgctgtgtgtacattaatgaggaaaataaatgaagttaaatgattttagcaaatggctgcaacataacaaagagtgaaaaatttaagggggtctgaatactttccatccccactgtatatatacgagactgtgtatatatatatatatatatatatatatatatatatatatatatatatatatattttaatacaccgcctgaagtgtattagaaacagtacaccacagaatgcactgtagatataggctacactggatgcagagtatatatatatatatatatatatatatatatatatatatatatatatatacacacacacacacacacacaagactctatatatatatatatatatatatatatatatatatatatatatatatatagatacacacacagtatctcacaaaagtgagtacacccctcacatttttgtaaatattttattctatcttttcatgtgacaacactgaagaaatgacactttgctacaatgtaaagtagtgagtgtacagcttgtataacagtgtaaatttgctgttatcaaaataactcacacacaaataaacacacacagccattaatgtctaaaccgctggcaacaaaagtgagtacacccctaagtgaaaatgtccaaattgggcccaattagccattttccctccctggtgtcatgtgactcgttagtgttacaaggtcccaggtatgaatggggagcaggtgtgttaaatttggtgttatcgctctcactctctcatactggtcactggaagttcaacatggcacctcatggcaaagaactctaaggatctgaaaaaaagaattcttgctctacataaaacggcctaggctataagaagattgccaagaccctgaaactgagctgcagcatggtggccaagacaatacagcggtttaacaggacaggttccactcagaacaagcctcgccatggttgagcaaagaggttgagtgcatgtgctcagcatcatatccagaggttatctttaggaaatagacatataagtgctgtcagcattgcgtcagaggttaaaggggtgggggggtcagcatgtcattgctcagaccatacgctgcacactgcatcaaattggtctgcatggctgtcatcccagaaggaagcctcttctaaaggtgatgcacaagaaagcctgcaaacaatatgctgaagacaagcagactaaggacatggattactggaaccatgtcctgtggtctgatgagaccaagataaacttatttggttcagatggtgtcaagcgtgtgtggcggcaaccaggtgaggagtacaaagacaagtgtgtcttgcctacagtcaagcatggtggtgggagtgtcatggtctggggcttcatgagtgctgttggcactggggagctacagttcattgagggaaccacaaatgccaacatgtactgtgacacggtttgaggccataaactttggacaatttcatctagttggagtgtccggaggccactcctttcagggggtactgtcatgaaaaggttcacccgttggtggcactatcggtctcttggatcgcagtaccagtgtccaccagcgggtgtcttccaacacctaggacctgtaaaaTGAGGACTCACCTGCTGGAGGCACTGTTGCATCTTTGGGCCGTAGTACCAGTGTgcaccagcgggtgtattctggCAGTGTGGGGCAGAaggcaccctctgcgctcaggtataacatgaggtcaattactgcagtcttataaatacccggcaagccctcacatgcttgccttggtatctttctccctgtgccctgacctcacTGCTtctatcctgaccttgagcctgtttaTGATCTGATCCGATTCCTATCCCGAACCCATCCTGCACCTGTCCTTCCTGTGTCCTGATTTCCCTGTagcttatccatccatcctctccctgtcctgttggtttcccatccttacctatctgctgacctccctgtgtatgacctcggcctggttTGTTTACGATTCCAGTATCTCcagttaccctgtttcccccaaaataagacctagcgtgattgtcggtgatggctgcaatataagcccaacccccccaataagccctagttaaagtccttgtaggtcttattttcagggtagggcttatttttggggaaacagggtagggcttatttggggggtagagcttatattgcagccatcactgacaatcatgctaggtcttatttttggggaaacaggttatttgtatatattatttgtagtttgtgggtctgtggttggttttgcactgtttatatttcacttatttgtcaccttcttaataaacaccatttcacttacatacgtttctggtttcctctgtgcagtccacacagtctggtctactaaattcttgacaatggggtgtggacttagtccccctgagccatgattggccaaaggcaccctgcctttggccaattatggctctctcagcagagtgcactgtgattggccaaagcatgcaggtcaggtgtatgctttggccaatcatcatacagcaatgcactgcgatctcgcagtgcattatgggcattCCACTGCGCTCAAATTTTatttgaacgccccataatgttcgctgttcggcaaacgggcgtacacccgatgtttgagtcgaactcatgttcgacccgaacatcaagctcatccctattcctagcctgtaatgggctgttgctgaactaACTAAAGACTGTTAGTAACCCCAGGAGTGAACCAGCAGGAGCTGTACAAGGGAACagtgcaggtggaaggaagaagagaaatCTGTAAATAgtgaggaagttgtccctggttttaattgttggacattttcaagtagggtatcccataatcccttactcagggccatcttaatgcaagGGCACTCTTGggcattgcccaggggccccaggtgcatggggccccacaataatcttgcattacatcatacttgcctaCTGTCCCAAATTTGCTGGGACAGTCGtgctttttactaaactgtcccAAGATGGCCGAGTCCCGGGAAGCATTCCAGAACCTACTGTATACTGTGCACTCCTGATCctaatattgtgccctcctgacccctcctgtactgtgccctactgCATTgcccactgtactgtgccctttgtgttgattagtctttgatttgtGGAATGTTTTCCTTTTTGTAAAATCGATTTTATTTAACGTACTAATGAATCTATGTTTGATTCTATgaactatttatactttatttcttgaaAGTAGGTACGTAAATTGAGAAAAGCTGGTAGAGgggcccagtgcattactttgtccaggggcccatgatgctattaagacggatCTGCCCTTACTCCATTCAAGTtattatcccctaataaaacaaaaaaacaagccaaaTGTCTGATCACTGTGTCTGGATGCGAGagggaaatgctgtgtgactggctgtgcagtagTGGGGAACCCTGCAATTAgcaactcctacaggggtagtgctacactagtaTGACAATTTTATTTTAACTTGTCTAACTGAATTTTGGCAGAATTGCTTATCACACCATATCACTTTATATTGAAATATTACTTGTAAtttaaatattatgttttttttttctttcagagatCAACTTCAGGAGAAAGAAATGCGCCTAAGGTCATCCATCATGCAGATTTTAAAATGTGATTTTGAACAGGAAAACACAACTTCCCCGGTGCGACTACCATTTGCTGATTGTATTATCAGTATGTGGATACTGGGAGTTATCAGTAAAAATGAAGATGAATACATGAAGAATCTGGAGAAGATCATAAAGCTGCTAAAACCCGGAGGCCAACTGTTACTTATTGCGGCATTAGATGTAACTTACTGGTCTGCTGGAGCAGAACAGTTCCATAGTTTTAAATTTGATGAGGAGTTTGTGAAAAATGCCTTTGGTAAGGTGGGTTTAGTCATTGATTACTATGCAGTGCAGAGGAGACGCAATGTCAGCGATCTCATTGAATATAAAGCTGTTCTATTCATTGTAGGACGCAAAGGGGAGTAGATGATTGGAGCCAAATAGAGCCAAATAGAATTAtgtaatgacctactaatggcaTTCAGAAATCATAGCAGCTGTGCTAAAGTCAGCAATGTTATTTTGCATTAATCTGTGTTAAATTGTGTTAACAAATATCACTATCTTAATAAAGATTATTCAGAATATAAATGTGTGTTGACTTGTCTTAAAACAATATTGTAAAGCTTTTATGTATACAATAtatctttttatctatttattgataACCAACGCATTTCAGGACATTTACTGTGTGCCTTTCATCAGAATAtggataaagattatataaaaatacaatatcaGATACAGTGTATGGACAATATATTAGAAAACATAAACAATTTACATTACCAGGTTCAATACCTAAATATTATTAAAAgtttgtgaggagaaaaaatatagAAGAGATTAAATTGATAAGTGTTGTACAGGACGGCAGGGGTAGGTCCTGGATGGCAGCTATATTTCCccactatttgggttgtggtccctttatccacttgcttactgggcacttttacttccttcctgcccaggccaattttcagctttcagcactgtcacactttgaatgacaattgcgcggtcatgctacactgtacctatatgacatttttatcatttttttcacacaaatagagctgtcttttggtgatatttaatcaccactgttttttttttaaaatttttctaaacaaacaaaaaaagaccgaacattttttaaaaaacaatttttttttcatagttttttttatagaacttggcaaacaggtaattttactccttcactgatgggcattattagacttcactgatgggcactgatgaggcggcactgatagatggcactgatgtgcactgataggtggcactgatgggtactaatagatAGCActtgggggcactgatgaggctgccctggtaggtggcactgataggcactgataggcagcactgataggtggcactgatgggcactgataggtggcactgataagcactggtaggcaacactgataggtggcactgatgaggaagcactgatggtcactgattggcagcactggtgggcactgttgggactgcattgataatcagtacactgataatcagtgcccttatTTACAgtgttgatgtccctttaacacaagccagtcaTTGGCTTCCTTATTCTCTCCtagcgctgtcagcgtgaggaaagaaacacaggtGACCAGTTtgtgtttacttccatgatcagctatcattggacacagctaatcacgtggtaaaggagcgctgtgattggtcctttaccccaAACTGTCTGAACCCCAGGGAGAGAAGAGGACTGACCTACAGTCACCTTTTGATCGATAACTCCTCATTTGGGACCCGAAAATTTGGAGGTTCAGGTAGATATTTGGGTGGGAAAGAACCTCCATCCCTCAGTAGAGACTAGagaaaaacacaacaaaatgagcAATGTGGGCTAGTGCGTGGCTGAGACAAGGTTGCTGAACTCTGATGACCTTCTCTTTGGGACCCCTTAGGCATCCAGGAGATTTCAAACACcctgttaaaggagaagtgtgaCTGGGAGTGAGCTGAGTGTTTTGTACCAAGAATTGATCGACTATTTTTGTTTCCGGAGGAAAAGCTGTTTTTTCTGTTGGACTATTTTTGAAAGGAAGTGTTTGCTTTTTCTAAGGTGCTTGGCTGATGATCTCCGGCTTCAATATCACagtgtataataaataataaataaaatactttttgtaAATAGCATGacaaataaattactttaaatattaATTAGATATACACAATATAGAAACTAAAAAGTAAATGTTTACATTATCACAAAAGGTGACTTTCTTTAATTATACTTTTTTGATCCTATAATGTGTTTATACAGTATACAAATCATTTGTTATTACTATATTTAGCTAAAGCTTTAGGTTAGTGTTTTTTTAGTTTAGCATAGGTTTAACTGGATGacatatttttttcaacattataaACTGCATAACATGTCAAGAAACAGAAATGAGGGTGAATACAAGATGCAATAGGCCAGGCCTAGTCTTACCTATACCTGTTTGCCAATGCTGTGTCTTAGACCAATAGAATTGGAAAAGCAAGTTATAAAAGTATTCTCTACCTCATGGAGTTGATCATGTTTGAAGTTCTGCATTTAGCACCATCTAAAAAGACTGAAATTGGCAGCTACAGTCCTCATTTTCTATGACCTATGGTGATAAGGAAAACCCCTTGGCGCcagtgcctcctggccctttaaggggtttcaaatgccgggaggcagggcggggtttatgatcacgtGACTACCATGATtgtctgtcacagcagtcacataattGGAAAGCTTTCTGTTAGTCGTCGGTAACTGTGCTGTGAGCGCACAGAGCGCGTGTTCTCGGTACAGCTGTGTTTACAAAATGATATGCAAATCTGTGGCCACtcagagaggccacatatttgtgtactgTCAGTGCAAAGGAGTAAAAAAGGCCAGCTAGGAAATGCACCACTATGCAAACAGTGTAGCCAAAGGAGCTGATCATAGATACACATAAACTGAACTCTTGGattagttaaaggctaagttcacctttgataaataaatgaaaaggtgaactagctCACAGCAACCTCCCCAACCCTTGTCCCTGCCACAAATATGTATTGTGGGCACCTTCTCCCACAGCCTATGCCAGCTGGCGTAACAGCCCCCACAACTAAAAATTTCTGCACACAGCCTTAAAGGCTGTGTACCATTACAGTGCATACAATGGAGAGTTGCCATTGGTCAATGTGGCCAAGTGaccatgctgaccaatgagaatctcTTATTTTTTCAAGGACATCCTGGAAAAAGAAGGCTCAGAAGAGATTGCCATTAGTCAGCTTTGTCATGTGGCCATGCTGACCATTGACAGCTCCTCATTGCACGCATTGTGATAGTACATAGCCCCAAGAGATGTGCAGTGAAAACTTCAAGTGCGAGGCCTGTTACACTGGCTGGTGTAGGtcttcatatatactgtataagtgCAGCAGAGATTGGGGAAAGGGTGTTAGGGTGATGTGCGCTAGTTCATCTTTTCATAAAAAATTAGAAACTAAGCTTAAATTCTTTGTTTTCCACTTGATAGAGCCTCTCTGAATTAAAAATAATTACATATAACTTCCCAATGAATTATACTGATCAACCTCGGGATAAACCTTTTAATACAGAAAACTAAAAGACTCTGAGAATTTGAAGAGAGTTTTTAAAAGGTTGTTTGAACTTCATGAAAAGGTAACCCCAACCATAAACTCCAAGTTAACTACATAACTAGCTTTTACCggggacccatacctcagatgtgtcccaaacctttaattccatcattttacttccaaatgcctccaaagacccaaccgccttcctaaaagaaaagaaaacacaaaaagaaaacaacaaacacAGAAAAACAAACCAACATTATCAATTTTCCATGCAACCAATCTCAAATAATTAGGGCGGGCGGGAGCTTTTCCTATCCTCGTGTGCTGACAGGAAGTCTGCACCTCTGACCTCCTCTCTGCACTGCCTCTCCCTCACACCGCTCTGACCAATCACCTGTGAGCTCAAGTTAACTTCAGGAAACAATTTAACCCTAACTAGCCCAGCCTACAGAATCCCATTTCATGCAGCCCTGCGCTTATTTCTTATTTTCTTTTGCTACGGGcttttcttgaaaaggtaaccccTATGTATACCATCTTATATTTTACCACTAATACCCATACCTTTTGACCCATATTGTAGCCCCTTATTATTGCTACTAAAAATAGTCACTGTagagttgctgcagaggttgaaaggggtggggggtcagcctgtcagtgctcagaccatatgccgcacactgcatcaaactggtatgtatggctgtcatcccagaaggaagcctcttctaaagattatgcacaagaaaggccgcaaacagtttgctgaagacaagtagactaaggacatggattactagaaccatgtcctgtggtctgatgagaccaagataaacttatttggtttagatggtgccaagcatgtgtggcagcaaccaggtgaggagtataaagacaagtgtgtcttgcttgcagtcaagcatggtggtgggagtgtcatggtctggagctacaTGAGTGCAGCCGgcactggggaggtacagttcattgaggaaaccatgaatgccaacatgtactgtgatatactgaagcagagcatgatcccctcctttcggagactgggccgcagggcagtattccaacatgataacgacccaaaacactcctccaagatgaccactggcttgctaaagaagttgagggtaaaggtgatggactggctaagcatatcactacaccttaaccctattgagcatctgtggggcatccttaaagggaaggtggaggagcgcaagatctctaacattcaccagctctgtgatgtcttcatggaggagtgaaagaggactccagtggcaacctgtgaagctctggtaaactccatgcccaagaaggttaaggcagtgctggaaaataatggtggccacacaaaatattgacactttgggcccaatttggacattttcacttagatgtgtactcacttttgttgccagcggtttagacattaatggctgtgtgttgagttattttgtggggacatcaaatttacactgttatacaagctgtacactcactactttacattgtaccaaagtgtaatttcttcagtgttgtcacatgaaaagatataataaaatatttacaaaaatgtgagggatgtactcacttttgtgagatactgtatctgcttAACCATTTATGGTCCCTGTCGCTTTGCATCAGACTCGGGGACGAACCATCTTCAGCAGATAACCATAAACTCCCAGTTAACCACGTAATTGGCATTCACCggggacccatacctcagatgtgtcCCAACCATAAACTCCAAGTTAACCACGTAACTAGCATTCACTggggacccatacctcagatgtgtcccaaacctttaattccatcattttacttccaaatgcctccaaagacccaaccgccttcctaaaagaaaagaaaacacaaaaagaaaacaacaaacacAGAAAAACAAACCAACATTATCAATTTTCAATGCAACCAATCTCAAATAATTAGGGCGGGCGGGAGTTTTTCCTATCCTCATGTGCTGACAGGAAGTCTGCCCCTCTGACCTCTCTGCACTGCCTCTCCCTCACACCATTCTAACCAATCACCTGTGAGCTCAAGTTAACTTCAGGAAATAATTTAACCCTCACTAGCCAAGCCTACAGAGTGCCATTTCATGTAGCTCTGCgcttatttcttcttttcttttgctaTGGGcttttcttgaaaaggtaaccccTATGTATACTTTTGACTCATATTGTAGCCCCTTATTATTGCTACTAAAAATAGTCTGACACCAAAGGTTGGGATAAAACGGcccctttattaaataaaataattaacagtATAAACCAAatagggcgtggccggatgtgaacgAGGCAGCACGCTTTTCTCAGAAGCTCCGATCATCCTGGCATAATCCGTGATAAAAGAGCACTTTATCAGCAAATCCGCCTTAACAATCTTGCAGGGGAAGGTGTCTGGCACACAGGAATGCATTCCTCGGCTTCCAAAAAGAACCAGAAGGCTGCAAATGACCCGCGCCAAACACGCTCCGTGAAGGAAGGGAACAGagactccgcccccgccatcttgcctGCATGGAGCTCAGCAAGGCACGCCAAGAAGTCAACTGTGATAATGGCGTCGGAGAGGGCTGCTGTGGAGCTGGGACCAGACGCTGAACTTGCAGAGGACACACTGGGGGCTGTGGACACAGAGGCTATTATTAGACCAATCCTAGAAGCCATAAATACCAGTAAGTCAGAACTAATGGGCAGGATTGATCATCTATCTTCAGAATGCACGCTGATCAGGCATGACCTAGATAAGATCAGGGGGCGGCTCTTCAGGGTGGAATCCAGGGTCTCTGATGTGGAGGATGTTTCTCACTCTCAGGGGGTTAATCTGGCTGAGCTAAAGAACATGGTGCTTTCCCTTCAGTGCAGAGCAATAGACGCTAAAGACAGACAGAGGAGGAATAACATCAGGGTGGTGGGCCTGCCTGAGGGTGCTGAAGGTGACAAGCCAGTCATGTTTACTGAGGCCTTTTTCAAGCAAATACTGTCGCTGGAGGATTTACCCCCCACATACGTTGTGGAAAGAGCTCACAGAGTACCCACAGGCCGCAGACCACCTGGAGATTTTCCTAGGCCCCTGCTGGTTCGGTTTCTGAATTATAGGGACCGTGACATGATCTTGGCCGAATCCAGAAAACGCAAGGAGCTCAAGTATGAAAATGCCAGAGTAATGTTTTTTCCGGACTTCTCGGCAGCTACGCAACAGCAACGTAGATCCTTTAATGATGTCCGCAAGCAATTAAAGGACAAGGAAATCCAATACAGCATGCTGTATCCGAGCAAGCTCCAGATCCAATTCAAGGGCAGTGTGAAATTCTTTGAAGACCCCGGAGAAGCAAGTGATTGGCTGGATAAGGAACTTTCCTTAACTGTCATGGTAAAATGCCCAAACACTCCTGGACTCTATAGTTGCACCTGTTGTGTTTTGTTCTGGGCTCCTGTTTTCAGTTTCCCAACACTAGAGCATCCATGGAGCAGGGTACAAAGTCCTTTGGGCCTATGTTCAGATGTATATAAAGGCGAACCCCGCAGCTCTTTTTTGTGTCTTTGAGATCTGCATCTAACTAGGTAAGCTGAAGTAGTGAATGATGGTAAGGGACCAAGGGAGCCTCCTCAGGTTCCTAACAGTAATGACTATGGATGTTTCTCATAATTTACCTGACTAGACTATCATGCTGACTGGGGGAGTCCACCTGTTTGTGTATGTTCTGTACCTGCAATGGTCGGAAACACATAAGATGGTGGTATAAGTCTAACTGTTCACAGAGGATTTTCCCCTTCCTCACCGGATATAGATTCATTTTTAATCAATCACTATTGCAAGAAACCCACCTAGAGGGAAGCAGAGTCATGGCACTGCACAAACAGTGGATCCAAAAAGCTGTACATTCTACATATTCTACATTTGCGAGGGGAGTCTCCATTCTTATCAGTAGGTCAGTCCCATGTACTATACACCAAGTGATTACGGACCCTGGAGGCGGGTTTGCTGCAGTGATACTTGATATCTTCAACAGTCGTTTATTGATAATTAATGTGTATATGCCTCCTCCTTTCCAGGTTCAAATTTTGTATGATATGTGGACTAGGCTGGCTCAATACATTCATTTACCCCTGgttgtgttgggggattttaacGCTGTACTAGACGCGGCGTTGGACTCCTCCAACCCGGCCAGGGCAAGCTCTGCGGACTTGAGGGGCTGGGCCTCAGTGGCTGGAGTGGTGGAactatggaggtggaaacatccatTGGATAGATGCTTCTCTCATGTTTCAACAGCCCATGGATCTGCGGCAAGAATAGACTTAGCATTTGGCAACAACCTGATAATGCCGTCAGTGGAGAGCATTGACTATCTGGCTGGGGGTCTGTCGGATCACAATCCTCTGTCCCTTACTCTGACCTTCCAgtcgggggggagagagggggctggcATTTATCCCCTAGTTGGTTGCAGCACGAACAAGTTGCTGCCCAGCTGGAGGAGGCTATCCAGCAGTATTGGACTGCTAACATTGACATGGCAGATCCCCCAGTGGTTTGAGATGCCTTCAAGGCAGTTGCCAGGGAGGAATGTGTATCGGCCATTAAGACTGCTAGAGTTAATGAGAATGAGGAATACAAAAATTTACAACAGGAAGAGAGAGAATGTGCTAAGGCATACGCGGAGTCCCCAGAGGAGAGCTCTTATAGTTCCCTTCTGGAAGTCAGAAGGCGATTGTCACTATGGGTAAAAAGTCAGACTAAGGCAGAAGAGTCTCAGAAAATGCACAAGGTTTTTGCTGAAGGGGACAAA encodes:
- the LOC141111249 gene encoding indolethylamine N-methyltransferase-like translates to MDSTTHKLYHVHGMDARGFLESYFSNKEDMVFADDTLKFPMAMIHYQLSTGRAEGTFLIDISIGSSIHQLYSASKFFKKIVILKFQERCIMELNRWLYDRTGAYDWSHTSSAAAELEGTRDQLQEKEMRLRSSIMQILKCDFEQENTTSPVRLPFADCIISMWILGVISKNEDEYMKNLEKIIKLLKPGGQLLLIAALDVTYWSAGAEQFHSFKFDEEFVKNAFGKVGLVIDYYAVQRRRNVSDLIEYKAVLFIVGRKGE